The Tenebrio molitor chromosome 5, icTenMoli1.1, whole genome shotgun sequence genome segment tctacctacctagcttatctgtttattttccagattatatgattgacctaccaacttacttcattgaattggctttcatttatcaacaacttatttcacttttgacacttttgacatttgtattttggtacagttttaccataaacatttcatgattaactttcttaccttagcgagaaagttgaattttctcacctcaaatgaggtatccacagcctacatttctaaccggtagggagaaaaaaatattatgtacctacctaaaaatttataactatgttagttatttaacaaattcacaaattattttattacttcagGTCATCATCAAGAGTCATTGCTTACGGATGTTGGTGTTAGCAGACAACAAGATTTGACACCGAAAGCAAGAAGGCTATACACTAAGGCGTCAAGAATTCAAAAACGCGTaaagcaattgaaaaaaagaagactTTTTAGGGCAACAAAAAATCGTCTGAATCGAGAAGAGGTTTTAGAAAAAGAAATGCGCTCTTTGCATCCGAGCGTATCAAACTTAAAACATCCGCAAGGTAGACGATTTAATGTGGAAGATAAAATTATGGGGTTGATTCTTCACAAGCAAAGTGGAAAAGCTTATAgaacaatgtcaaaaatgttttgtttgccttcaaaaaaaactttgacaacgcTTTTGAGCCGTATTCCAATTGTTCCTGGCATTAATGAGGTGAtctttgacaatttaaaaagtaatgtcaaattattaacaaaACGTGAGCGGTTgtgcataattttatttgatgaaGTCAGCATTGATCCTCACATCGATGTTAACTTTAAAAGCAAAGATTTTGATGGATTTGTTCATAACGGACTGCACAAGACTAATGTAATTGCTGATCATGCGTTAGTTTTTATGATCAGGGGCTTGACTAGCAGATGGAAACAGCCATTAATGTAGACTTTCTGTAAAGTATTATAATgggtcatttaaaaaacattataaCAGAATGTCAAAATGCGGGTTTAACAGTAGTTGCAAGCGTAAGTGACCAGGGCCAACCTAATATGTTTGCAATTAATCAGTTAGTGGGAAATAGCGGAGATGGTAGTCGATATTCTGGGTATTTGAAGGATTATACAGTTaatggtaaaaaaattattcatttttatgaTCCTCCGCATTTATTAAAGGGTATACGTAATAATTTGTTggtaaaaaatcttgtatgggAATCAAGTAATGGGGAAACGTTATGCGCTACATGGGAAAATATAACACATGCATATGAAACGGACAATTGTTCTGGTGATCTAAGAGCTGTGCCTAAATTAACAAACTGCCATATTTATGCAGATAAACTAAAGAAAATGAAGGTTTCCCATGCCGCGCAGGTGATTAGCCATTCACTGGCatcatttatcaatattttatcaaaaatgccgcctgaaaaaaataaagcagaatCGCTACTGGGCAcggctaaaattttgaaattttttcattgTATGTTTGACAGTGTTAATGCAAGCACTCTCGCAAACAAAAGTGGCAAAAAGTTTAAATGTGCAGCTACTCTGAATTCTGGTCATTTGAAATACTGGCAAACAACGCGTACTCAGTTAGGGGAAATGTATTTTCAAAAACCTGGTACAACCAGTAAATAAGTTCCTCCTTCTTTAAAAAACTGGCAGCGTTTGAGGAACTGATGAAATCATTTAAAACACTTggaatgacatttttaaatattagaaGTATAAATCAGGATcctcttgaaaatttcttctgTCAAATAAGACAACACGGTGGCAGGAATATTAATCCTACACCAtctcaatttcaaaatttttttaaaacgttaCTTTTGAATAATTTCACCAGTTCGCATTCAATGAATGCTAACTGTGAACATGAAGAATCGTCAAACATAATTTCTTCTGTTAAAAAGTGTGTTACGAAGGGTATTGCGGaggaaattatttatgaaaatattGCATTTGAACAATTTGAGATCCCACCTTGCACATATACTTACATTGACAAAATTAGTTTTGGCTACGTCAGTGGTCTTATTGCcaaaaacatttaataattgcAGAAATTGTAAAGAAAGTGTAATTTGTAATAACCTTGTACAAGAGTGGTCCGATTTAACTCTCGCTAAAGAATATGTGGATTCAGTGccacgaaaattaaaatattgtacaccaaattttatttctttgttatGCAAATGTTATAACATAATAATGTTCTGCTTACCAAAAGTTTGTGATTTGCCTAATTGTATTTTCCAATTGATACCATTTGcgaccataacattaaaaaaaaaaacattattcaTAGTTTTACAAATCTTTGTTGTTTCAATTGGGCAAAAGCTGTAAACAGAAACTTGTCGGGCAAAGAGAGTAAGAAAATAAGATCAGAAGACTTCGTATGTAGCCAGGCAAGagcatattatttaaaaagacgtaagcgttaatttttatgtattattttgcaattttttatgtataacattttatttttgttttttattacctattggaatatacatatattttttgtacctacatttgtttttattaaattcctaATTCATCTAatgaaaattaacaattaatactaaaaaatgaatatttcaaatttcgaGCGCAAATGATTCTAGTTGGAGCACTTTTCGCTAGATGTCTCCAAACGCTGTTTCAAAATCTGTCCTCGTAGTTGCCTAtctactgggtgccccaaaattcggggaacaactcaatgaggcaatgtcaattcatgttagaaaataacgagaaaaataattaaaaaattctatacctcttagatttgaagatatgggggcccaAAAGATGCAGCTTTgatcacatttattttaaataataaaaaagattttgactatttgtcttttactagccagtagCCTAATAATTtagaacgattgtgatcaggtttgcaattattttcatatataatataccaagggacagatatattgccggaaattttttcgagcagtcctgacagACGAGTGTTTgccgcaagaaaattacacgagggcttcagcccgagggtaattttgagcgacaaacacgagtgttggactgcaagaaaaaatttctggcgatatatctgtcccgaggtatattcggaagagaatcgcccgaaaaaatttttccctagggcaattatatcggaaattttccctagggaaaatttccgcttaattaaattgtgattggttgctattcaaacaattcggagttgtgatttgtcaatataaatcatgtgacatttgagggcgattctcttcattatttccagcatttccaagtagtaattttatgttcgttttacctcaaatagtGTACGGCAACagggctttgatttttccctctcatttccaaggatacaacaaaaatgaaatatttgcagactattgggatgcatagaatgtttttaaatgttgccacatttagtgtaacgaataggtccatatcttctacaaaaaagaagattgattttttcaaacattattacctgatctcttaatgactacttaaccacgtactactacgttgttccgcgaaatttggggcacccagtataagcTCTCTTATCTATGCGCAACGCTGTTGTCCGCGTATGCAGTGGGAAGATAATATTAACACCGCAAGAGTTTTTTtgggataaaataaaaaagcaagGTATGTTCCTTTCTTGTTAATGTTTTTaggaaaatgtattttgtctTTTCGAATAGATGGGCAGATTAAGACGATCAAGCAACATGAGTGTGTTAAAAGATGTGATCATCTATACCGAAGGTTATAAAAAGGCAGACGCGTGGATCGCACTCCTAAAGAGCGCCATTTCCAATTTGCCAACTAAAAATGTCCCGACTGTACCTACCTATTTTAATACCTATATATAGTTACTATAGTTTGtattcgttttattttatttattattatatgtaCTTGGACTTGGTCTCTGCAGCACTGCCAAGTCCTAAAgttacgagccgccactgtgTACACGTGAGCAAATTTCTCGTAAATTCTTTGCTTGCACATAAAAACTTACCCAACAGCAACCACCAACCAACAAATTCTTCctagaaaataaaacaatgttTCAGTAACCAGcgcaattaaattaaacacttTGTATTTGTCTCTTTTCAATATCGTCGCAGACACAAGAAAACCTCACGCTAATTTTTGCAGGATACAACTTTTTGTCATTGATATGTTTACTATTAATAGATCGGACGAAACTAACAACTATTAACCACATTAAAAGTGTAAAATGTCATGTATGGATTTTTTGGGAGTTAGGAGGTTTCTTCTGTCGCTGACGATATGCAACACATTATCCGTCCCAATTCAAATTTTCGCGGCTGTGAAGCGCGCGCGTAACACTTTCTTTTGATCGATTTCATTTCACAAAACATTGTAACCCATTTAGTGCCATCGCTTAATTCCGCAATATGTTTAATACCACGAGACTTTCTATCTGTTATGTGAAGATAAAAATATGTGCAAAACTCGTGTTTGGTCTCTAACCGATTTCTGAACGGTGTCGACGATGGTGCAGTAAAAATGTGACAACTCCAAgttgaaatgaaaaataacaaagtggaattaaatgaaaacgaaAGAATGAAATTTGCTCACAATATTAAACATGTCATCTTACTACTGAGGTGGTCATACACCGTCCCTGTGCTGtgttacattacattttttctaatGATTTGGATGCTGTCCGTGCCACTCAAGCCTATCAAGATCGTGAAGGAAATACGGGTCGCAAAACCGGAGGACTCCTTCGAAATCAGAATGAAAAACAGCAATTTCAACTCGGACCGAAAAAttggagaaaataatttactgaacaataaaaatgaatatttaataaacgtAAACACAAACGAGAACGCCAATAAGGACCAAACAGAAATTTTGCAAGAAGTGTTCAAGAGGTGAGGAATGTTGGGTTCGACGAGCAATGTCCCAAttgaaaattaacattttcagGGCGGACAAggataacaacaataaattagACTCAAAAGAACTCTCCCAGTGGATAAGGAAGAAAATCGTCGAGCACATTTCGTCCGCCGTTAGCAATAACTACGCTCTGTTCACCATGATAGATGTGGGCCCCCGAAACGGTGTCATCACATGGAAAGAGTACCACACGTACTTTTTGAAACGGCGAGGTTTCAGCAAAAAGTATGTTGACAACCACGACGAAAAACGCCACAAAGGCTTGCAGAGGTCAATTAAAGGCAAgtaaatacaacaaaatttgttgattTTCAAATAACACATAACCTCCACACTACCAACGATTATAAATTGATGAACGCTTAAAACTTACGTGGACACAAAGAAtttgcaaataattttatttcagcaTGGAACACCACATTTCACTACAACATGTTACTTGCACTTGCACATTGCACCTAGGcattgcacataaattaaatgaaaacgaaaattaaaccAAACGCACGTTGATAGCGACACTACGCGTCTGCGCTGCGCCGTACCGAATTGAAAATAGTCACGTGAGATACCTATCTAAGCTGTGATTAGCAGAAGTCAAATAATCAATCTCATTGGGTTGGTGGGGGCCCCGGGTTACTAGatcgttttttaaattccaaaTACCTGTGTAGGTATTTTTGTTACATGTACTGATaattcgtttttatttttaattatatgtagagatattttcatatttgatgtcggaaacaaaagactgagaaatgtcacaaatttatattgtcagtgtcaaatttctaaaaaatgttcatgatttcgacagaaatgcagcaaattggcaataattaagttattcatcgtcgaactagagacataatttgtaatacgtttgattatacatataagaataacttttccttttgaaccactgacaaaaattggtttccttagaatttattttttcaatctatttagcgaaaatttaaatttaactagacattcctttttacggcgtttatgagaaatttgacactgacaatacaattttgtgacatttctgtcttttgtttccgccactaaatatgaaaatacctctattAACAGTTAACTTTACGTAACGCAACAACGAAAACAAGCTTATATTTAACTAGtcatttaatagttatttaataaactagtttgttaatgaaggcgattaataatcgaatctgtttaaagcacgaacgagtgtagcgagtgagtgcctttaatagttaagtgttgaacaaatctgacaaacagcagcaaatggagacaagatcgaagatgatgcttcactaacacaagcgcgattttgcaggcaataacggTGACCTCACTTcaggacatcgggaatatcttgattgcggttttttattgatttcattcacttattttcaacggaaagttaagcattgaacaaatctgacaaacaacattgaaacaattttttttcacaaacaacggtcgacatgacgacgtcctccgcacacttattaatcattcggttttttcgatggcgttgaaaaaaatgtatttcaaaaagataattgtgaacgaatcgtagagatattacaaaaactattgtacaatacacgtccgttagagcctttacagcctcgccagtattaggtattcgactcgctctgcgagctcgtctcacaaaatttctggctcggcagtaaaggctatcctaacggacttctactgtaaaatactatttcGCATCTTTcaaagttgtgaaaaataaatgtttgttgCAAAACATTACCGAAAGGCTTAAgtaatccaaaaaatatgATATCGGCTTAGGAAAAGTAGGATTCCATCGTAGGTATTGCTTTGATTATGATACATGTAAGAATTAATCACGAGttcataatagttatttacataattagtgggataaaagcaatattacaggactcgagtgtgaagattgcagatgacgagggcgttagcccgagttcatctgtaacacacgagtttcctgtaatatactttagcccacgtgttacgtacaacattttatctacggctgcgaattattaattaaaaaaatcaatttttggcaaaaacgtcaaatttaacatttacaaaaatatattttgataattgttaaatgtcagtttcaatcgttttaattcaaaatcaaagtaaCAAGATTGAACCAATTTGCTCAATACCAGGACAACCAGCTAATGCTGTTTGTAAACAACgcgttgttttaaatttttcataattgagAACCGGGTCGTTTACGTCTTATCGCGGCTCTCGGAAGTGAAGTGACTTCGAAAAATGTACATTGGGGTTACCCCGACGTCAAGTGAGAAAAGTACCAGAACCTGGAATGGAAACGTGTGTGATCCTGTTTCGAGGACGACCTGGAGTGCAAGAGACGAGCGTCTCTGGAGGTGTCACTGAAGTTTGCGTCGTTTTTCCAGTATGGCGTGTATTACCTACAAAGTGGTCTCTTCTGTGAGCAACCCAAAAGAGAATAgtagatatcattaaaagtGGAAGTGACTCTTTTTGTGCCaggcccagagattgaagaccgaagcAAAGTCGATgccggcaactgggcgaagaaAATGCAAGAACTGTGttatgtatttacaataagtacctagcttttcttttgtattgttgtctttcaataaattttgtctgtttgcttctaaataaaaatgcgttacgtaatgaaaccagtgcggtaatgaactaCATTACGCAACGCAAAtgactataaatgaatgtGGTTATAAGGTCTTATCCAAGCAGccgtagataaaaaaaaaaatttttaataggtattatctattcactttgattgtgaccacaacgaaaaacatagtaggcgctgtttagctgtgtgctgcatacgttttacactaaatatttgtgtggtgtgtacatgatgtgaaaatgtcagaattgtcaaaacttgaccatggtagtaaagcaatgattttaatgtatttatcaatattaataacggaaatcaatatttgaagtaggagaaactaaaaacgtctgtctgattatgtgatcacgtctgttgaaaagtggagttatatccaggtacagattatttaacgtaaaaacttcgaaatcacctcatgcaattctcgatattaatgaagaacgaaggaaatggtaatttggcagtaagacaaacgcgTAAAATGCCTGGTATAAAGGTAatcagaactttcaattagcattgattaatacaaatattttcagataaaaactaatcagacagaaagttcaaaaaaatgatttacaggggatgaaaaggcagaaggtgtaatgatttgaatacattactttttccgccaaatatttgaacctgcgcaaaacggtaacaaatgtggtcgtgatcgtcgtcgaatcggaggagccctacgttgtgattttcttttggcggaaaaggttcggaatgcaaacggtgagggttccagttggaagagtgccgcaaataaaacacacatgtgagggacgcaaaataccttttattaaaaatgtctgtaataactttgatgaaaaagaaattggaacgaatacaaaggacagaacttaagtttaacgaagtacaagaaattaactagttgagtacatcacaaagataaacgacaagatgaatgcaacaatatttcaaataacagaaaaacgggcacatgacagacaaaatgacagtttaaagcttgcaaaacaagtaaacaaattataagacagttattacagacagggacggatgaaaaaccctcttcaaaaaccgtatcccaggtattactcatattttacaattcgattaatgacaaacaatgtttaatttggaactacgcggtcaaggtacgccaacgggagcttagagctggaggtaacagactctcggccgcgaggggactcagaagaataatctgaatcatcttgagagcaagcgacgtttatagatattcgtggtattaatgaacgtcagactatttcgccgaccaagtaagagtgacagagcgtctcggggttgtacgattAGCATCACTAAACAGCATAAGCGAATATTTAGCTCCaccgtccccaaccaaccgtttccggaCAAAACCCCGAAATCTCTATAACctcgacggaagcttcacgaaaacatcccgCCGCCGCAGATGCGAAGACCTAGGTCCGTCTCCGCTAACGGCTTtaaataaccgtagcttccacagaaatttactaaacaaaccccacgacttcctgattgtcacctagctcccataggggcgcacttacaacattttactttaacctttccgaaatctagcaacaacacaaagaaaaaaaaaacgagtttaattcaatcgaacaagCGTAACATTTAAACGACGAGAAAATTCagcaaaacaaagcgcaacattaaacaatgatagataaataaacaaaacaaaacgcaacattaaacaaggataacataagcaaaaacAAGCCGCAACATTAAAGAATGAGGAAATAATAGAGAACAAAACgtgaagttaaataacgataaaatagaaccactttaaatggcacaaatggcagtaaacaacataaatcacgaatacaataatcgctggtaatgttaaacaaaagaaaatggtgggtcgagtgccgttagaaaatgttagtgaagaacaaaaacaaaatggacgcacgcggttcggacgacggctccgtattttcgaaattaccagattgcaaaaaaaaggaACCTCCCGGGAGGAAGATAAcacttaaatttaacaaatgggcgcttcttaaagaaatagcatgcaacaaaatgaaatctacaacatacccttaccacgtggtcctggccccaaaaacaaacacaaaaaaaaaaggcaacgaaagtgggataaattacccaggtgaattaaaaacgttaAATTCCTCAAGGGGGCACAAAATATCTACCCGGAACGGTAGTGGAATGTTCAggtttaacttacaaattttagaaacttggatcgctcttcgcaaggtgtgttcgtttcgaaaaactaaacaaaagtgacctacccccgTCAACCACCCGCGCGGGCCCGTTTCaccccccgctatatttccgctcgtagtgcctagtctagccgctagtaccttcgcatttggcgcgctgttgtggcggtaccggaaatttaaatttaaattttaaactgggtcactacaaagGTATCAAACTATAACACTcactagccaaaatgtacaacaaaaaagcacaaatagagttaactttattggtgatgttcgtctttgtgagttgttttcccgttggcttcaataaatgtctcgaaacaagtcaatattaaccgtttggcacaactttgagaagacgacttggcattttctttttgaattctaaaatgttgtaccaaaactcaattttatagatatgcgcacagtgtacgtcgaaaaatgtttgcgcaagtcgttttccgttctgtcttctgtgagggtgacgtttctgtcaaaatggtgcctccgagagttgccaactgcgactggatttagtgttatctaaaattccctatcaataacctagcaactgaaaagttactacggagtggtcacaatcaaaatgaatagattatacaTACAATTATCCAccacaattttcaaagaaagaatCGAGACAATTAgcattatttataaaattaaataagttAAACACTAGTACTACACCACCACATTGCAAAAACCCAATCATCAAtagatattaattttaaaatgaactgAGGAACTATTCGAGAGAACAAGTCCAATTCGTcgcttttcaaaaattgacaCCCCAATACCGTTTCTCTGAATTTATCAATAATCATTCTTTGAAATACGAAAGATAATGAAAGTTAACTGAAATTATTCATATGTGACGAATGGCATTATTTGTAACTTAAATGTAAATGTAGCAATACTAAATATATTATTGGGTGCATTCTGCTTCCCAATCTGAAGGAATGAAGGGCTCCAGcacagttttaaaattatcgaaaagGCAAGGTGGACGACAATTTTCAAGAGCAATTTGTTCAGGATCACTTTTAAAGTCATCACGATACACCATCTGCAACAATTAGGAAACAATTTACTTAACAATTCAAGTGGAGTGACCAGTTACCTACCGTAACTTCAGAATTGttacgcatttcaaaaacgaGAGATGCGCCAAAACCAGGCTTCAACATGGACTTGTAGCCGAGAGCCCTTAAGATGTTGACAAGAGTGAGATCATGTGCCGCGTACAGATAAAGAAAAGGCGATTTGTCGGTTCTCTCCAGCGATGAAATGACTTCTTTCAAAAACATCCCTTAAACAACACACAGTAAATTACACATTATGATAATTGCAACAAATCGCAACCtcctttcatttttttcataaaatcggTTTCTGTATAAATTTCCAGACTTCTAGCTGCTAGAATTTTCATATCCTCAAGAGACACATTACGCGTCCAAGCCGGAAGAGTTAGATTATGTAAAAGCTCGATTTCCAAGGTGTTATACAACAGTTCGACGCTTCCGATACTGTCGAATTTTTGTCCCGCGTGTTCTGTTAAATAATGAAGGAGGTCCGAATTTGCAGCGATTATATCTTGGATTTTTTCCGACTTTAAAACTTGAGCCAGTTCTTCGTCGTATTTCTTACAAGCTGATTTCATTGCAATTAACTAAAAATAATGCAGCTTAATATTTGGACTTTGAAAGGCACGCAATTTACATTGTCTTGGCTTCGAGGTACATAATGAATTGGAATGGGTTGccacaataaattttcattccaAATTTGCTGGTCTCTAGGTGGAAAAAGTGCAGCCAGGAGAGCTTCGGCGCTCATTAAACATCGGTCGGCATAGCTACTTCGCATTTTCACGTCTTCAGGGAAATAATAGTCAGGAATGAAACCGGAATATTGTTCTTTCAACTTCAAGCCCAGTGTGTACATTTCAAACTTGCCGCGCTGAAAAGGCCTGATACAATTCGTTCATGTCTAATTTATCATTATGCATTATGCATATCTTACGTTGGTTAGTTGACCCCAACCGCCAGACCATGTAAAGTTTATATGTGGGTCATTCTTGTAAGTTTCCGTAGGTGCACGCTCACCATGTCTAAACACCTTAAATGTatgtgttattttttatctcTTGTGACTGGTCTTACCTACAATATGGAGTTGCTTAAGTGGTGTATCTGATGCATAAATCCCAGTTAAGAGACTGAATGCAGTGAGAAAAATGCAGCATTTTAAGAACATTGATCGATCTACTGTCTGAAAACACAGCTTGGCTAGGAAACAAGTTACAGTTAACTGCACCTGGTAAACTACTAAACTTCACTGCTAAGTGTGTTAAGGATGTGAATTAGTGTCGCAAGAGATAAGGAGGAATTGTTGTAGTGTCTTTAATGAACATTCAAATAAGttgtaaaacatttattgcatattattaaacaatttattattacactGACAGcttttgacattgacatttcTTCGTCAATGCATTTCTTTATTGaaagtaatttattgtaaaactgaaaagaattattttaaatatttggctctaaatgtacaaaaaaaaagttaatgaCCTCGTGAATGTgataataagtaggtacacttGGTTGCGAGAAAAatgggaaacgaaaattttcctaatgttaatttggttttgtctaTTTGTCAATCAATTAATTGGCTatttgacaatacctatcaaataatttttagacATGtaagtactgtcgcgagcaaaaaaaactggttatcaaaatcatgctttgacgcaatggaaaatgctccattgtaaaacggtagTAAATATCACATCATAACCTATcttcatgttgtatgacattaattgactctgattaattaattttttgacactttgttgacatgggcataatcaggcagggatttttttttcatttgtgacaatttaagcaaattttgaaatggcattgacgaccagaattttttgctcgcaacAGTAattaagttttgaatttatctctcgtaagaaggtttcacactgaaaactgtcaatttgATTCTGACAGTTTGCGTTTTTTTACAACCAATTACTTTTCATTTCTCCATTCCATCAagtaaacagtaataaaatttaatacaattgcGTCTTTTATGTTAATTTAACGACAATTTGACTATTCATagttcatttaaaattcaaaaacatacCAAAGTCGTATTCACctcaataaattaataataataatttgaaagttAAATGTTCATGAAGTGTCAAATTTATGCTCATTACTGTTTTTGGTGATACCTAGCTGctgattaaatttgaaattgtgctgctgattaaatttgaaattgtttttaaaaatctaaatttacaaaatgacaACTAGGTCAACAACTAAGTCAGGcgataatttttgaatttctttGTAACATCGCCCAATAGATGTTATTATACCTGCTCTTAGCAAATTTCTACTGTTTCTATACTtagtaaattcatttttgtaatgacgaactttttttttgttagatttttttacaaaataaataaaaattagacaGTTATTGGCAATAGATACTTTTGTATTAAGGGCCCAGGGATTATAAGACGCCAAAGGGCCAAAATCGCCGTTCA includes the following:
- the myd gene encoding 45 kDa calcium-binding protein: MKNNKVELNENERMKFAHNIKHVILLLRWSYTVPVLCYITFFLMIWMLSVPLKPIKIVKEIRVAKPEDSFEIRMKNSNFNSDRKIGENNLLNNKNEYLINVNTNENANKDQTEILQEVFKRADKDNNNKLDSKELSQWIRKKIVEHISSAVSNNYALFTMIDVGPRNGVITWKEYHTYFLKRRGFSKKYVDNHDEKRHKGLQRSIKEQIMRDKASWMEAARSNPDALTVDEFLAFTHPESSAANQLALVDELYDKFDRDGDELLTEDEFAVLQTEGNEDETVVVRQDENERRAEFRKSVDLNGDGRADRRELLHYVAPQSPRHSEHEAEALLALADGDHDNMLSLDEILAHPDLFLKSKMVDTGRSFHDEF
- the LOC138132053 gene encoding prostatic acid phosphatase-like yields the protein MFLKCCIFLTAFSLLTGIYASDTPLKQLHIVFRHGERAPTETYKNDPHINFTWSGGWGQLTNRGKFEMYTLGLKLKEQYSGFIPDYYFPEDVKMRSSYADRCLMSAEALLAALFPPRDQQIWNENLLWQPIPIHYVPRSQDNLIAMKSACKKYDEELAQVLKSEKIQDIIAANSDLLHYLTEHAGQKFDSIGSVELLYNTLEIELLHNLTLPAWTRNVSLEDMKILAARSLEIYTETDFMKKMKGGMFLKEVISSLERTDKSPFLYLYAAHDLTLVNILRALGYKSMLKPGFGASLVFEMRNNSEVTMVYRDDFKSDPEQIALENCRPPCLFDNFKTVLEPFIPSDWEAECTQ